The Sedimentisphaera salicampi genome includes a region encoding these proteins:
- a CDS encoding HD family phosphohydrolase — protein MKIFRKKVNARRKQVRNTRAAERASKYNEFVRQGYMAAVITAVIFAFLCSAVLSFSVEGSLVRIAGPAEFLAYFALMLLITAGMGVYTYLFRPRIIRKRARLLALTGLLLLLLFIAKTGSGSEEWVYLTTGTGVVSAMILTITYSQRYSLTISLLYALMASFVLPGQEAVELFLTMVAGIFACCFTMKEIRNRWKLIQVSMFAAICVMAVSVSMGVINRLEGLEVVQRAGTAALSTFFVGVIIQGILPVIEKVFGVVTSMTLLDYSDANQPLLKKLAMEAPGTYSHSLLLGSLAENAAEAIGANGLLCRVGAYYHDIGKTNKPKYFVENQMGQANKHDTITPAMSQLVIVGHVKDGIEIAKEYNLPPAIRQFIETHHGTTIIKYFYEEAKKQRGEENVSEDDFRYPGPKPSTREAAILMLCDGTEGATRALSEPTPSKISAVVHNILMSRLRDGQFNDCEITIKELSKIEKALVKSLTAHYHGRVKYPEDKDEEKKAENGNGGNGNKHSTSESQPQREAIQKPD, from the coding sequence CCTTCAGTGTAGAAGGCTCGTTAGTGAGAATAGCCGGCCCGGCTGAATTTCTTGCATACTTCGCCCTGATGCTGCTTATAACAGCCGGGATGGGTGTTTATACATACCTTTTCCGCCCGAGAATTATCCGCAAAAGGGCAAGGCTTCTCGCCCTCACAGGACTTCTTCTTCTGCTGCTTTTTATAGCAAAAACAGGATCGGGCTCTGAGGAATGGGTTTACCTTACAACAGGTACTGGGGTGGTTTCAGCTATGATCCTCACTATCACCTACTCCCAGCGTTATTCGCTCACGATCTCCCTGTTGTATGCCCTTATGGCTTCGTTTGTACTGCCCGGGCAGGAGGCGGTGGAGCTGTTTCTAACGATGGTTGCGGGGATATTTGCCTGCTGCTTTACGATGAAGGAAATACGCAACCGCTGGAAGCTAATACAGGTGAGTATGTTCGCTGCTATATGCGTGATGGCGGTATCGGTTTCGATGGGTGTTATCAATCGGCTTGAGGGGCTTGAGGTAGTCCAGAGGGCTGGAACGGCTGCCTTATCCACGTTCTTTGTAGGCGTGATAATTCAGGGGATTCTGCCGGTGATAGAGAAGGTTTTCGGAGTTGTAACGAGCATGACCCTGCTGGACTACTCCGATGCAAACCAGCCCCTTCTCAAGAAGCTCGCTATGGAGGCCCCGGGAACATACAGCCACAGCCTTCTGCTCGGCTCGCTCGCTGAAAACGCTGCCGAGGCGATCGGGGCAAACGGCCTGCTATGCAGGGTCGGGGCATATTACCACGATATCGGAAAAACCAATAAACCCAAGTATTTTGTGGAAAATCAGATGGGGCAGGCAAATAAGCACGATACAATTACCCCTGCTATGAGCCAGCTTGTGATTGTGGGGCACGTGAAAGACGGGATTGAGATTGCCAAGGAATACAACCTCCCGCCTGCGATAAGGCAGTTTATAGAAACCCATCACGGCACAACAATCATCAAATATTTCTACGAAGAAGCCAAAAAACAGAGGGGCGAGGAGAACGTTTCGGAAGATGATTTCAGGTATCCAGGGCCGAAACCCAGCACAAGAGAGGCGGCTATCCTGATGCTCTGTGACGGAACAGAAGGGGCTACGCGAGCCCTCTCCGAACCAACGCCTTCAAAAATATCGGCGGTGGTGCATAATATTCTGATGTCCCGCCTGAGGGATGGGCAGTTTAACGACTGCGAGATAACTATAAAAGAGCTGAGCAAGATTGAGAAGGCCTTGGTTAAAAGCCTAACAGCTCATTATCACGGCAGAGTTAAGTATCCCGAAGATAAAGACGAGGAAAAGAAAGCTGAAAACGGGAATGGTGGAAACGGAAATAAACATTCAACTTCCGAATCTCAGCCTCAGCGAGAGGCGATTCAGAAACCTGATTGA
- the ybeY gene encoding rRNA maturation RNase YbeY, which translates to MVETEINIQLPNLSLSERRFRNLIEFTCERFELENALISIAVVGDEAASEVHRLFMADDKTTDVISFDLTEPDSGELNFEIIVNYEMAERTAQDSPHSSEDELLLYTLHGLLHNLGFDDTTEEAFYKMHKEEDDILEEFGVGRIFGNREFEPKG; encoded by the coding sequence ATGGTGGAAACGGAAATAAACATTCAACTTCCGAATCTCAGCCTCAGCGAGAGGCGATTCAGAAACCTGATTGAGTTTACCTGCGAAAGATTCGAGCTTGAAAATGCCTTGATAAGCATTGCGGTAGTGGGCGATGAGGCTGCAAGCGAGGTGCACAGGCTCTTTATGGCTGACGATAAAACCACAGACGTTATAAGCTTTGACCTAACTGAGCCGGATAGCGGGGAGCTGAATTTCGAGATTATCGTGAATTACGAAATGGCGGAAAGAACCGCTCAAGACAGCCCGCATTCATCAGAAGATGAGCTGCTGCTCTACACACTGCACGGCCTGCTGCACAATCTCGGCTTCGACGATACCACCGAAGAGGCTTTTTATAAAATGCACAAGGAGGAAGATGATATCCTCGAGGAATTCGGTGTAGGCCGCATATTCGGCAATAGGGAATTCGAGCCCAAGGGTTAG
- a CDS encoding ribonuclease D — protein sequence MNMISYKYIDTQSLIDRLEKDIAASSFAAVDIEGNSMHAYYERVCLMQISIENGSFIVDTLKDIDFSRFIKTLEKKLLILHGGDYDLRMLDKDFGFKPKHKIFDTQQAASLAGIEKTSLSNLLQEFLGVEHPKDQQLSDWTKRPLSEKQLSYAAADTAFLKPLADKLTELLEDMGRSEWVSQSMKDRAKNTPKYKEKNSPEKWRVKGYSVLEPTELRYLKVIWSWREEIAAKIDLPPFKVMRSSSMIELSKKLSGDGKYSLSKSKFLPRACKGEFYGLLKKRIDYAKRLPQENWPDKYVKKDKPAAYDKALMKELRGFVAQAAEERRIDPSILVNKAGIEEVSRRKPQTVSELRKVLQLNDWQLEIIEDRFISIILSHSG from the coding sequence ATGAATATGATTTCTTATAAATACATAGACACCCAAAGCCTTATTGACAGGCTCGAAAAAGATATTGCCGCCTCCAGCTTCGCAGCGGTGGATATCGAAGGAAATTCAATGCACGCATACTACGAGCGAGTTTGCCTTATGCAGATAAGCATTGAAAATGGCAGTTTCATCGTTGACACCCTGAAGGATATTGATTTCTCCCGCTTTATTAAAACGCTCGAAAAAAAGCTTTTAATCCTTCACGGCGGCGACTACGACCTGAGAATGCTTGATAAAGATTTCGGTTTCAAACCGAAACACAAAATCTTTGATACACAGCAGGCCGCCTCACTTGCAGGTATTGAGAAAACGAGCCTTTCTAATCTGCTCCAAGAGTTTCTCGGGGTGGAGCATCCAAAAGATCAGCAGCTTTCGGACTGGACAAAAAGGCCGCTCAGCGAGAAGCAGCTCTCTTATGCAGCAGCAGACACTGCCTTCCTCAAACCGCTTGCCGACAAGCTCACAGAGCTGCTTGAGGATATGGGCAGAAGTGAATGGGTGAGCCAGTCTATGAAAGACAGGGCAAAGAACACGCCGAAATACAAGGAAAAGAACTCCCCTGAAAAATGGAGGGTGAAAGGCTATTCCGTTCTAGAGCCGACTGAACTGAGATACCTGAAGGTAATATGGAGCTGGCGAGAGGAAATTGCCGCAAAGATAGACCTGCCCCCGTTTAAGGTGATGAGAAGCTCATCGATGATTGAGCTCTCAAAAAAGCTCTCAGGGGATGGCAAATACAGCCTTTCAAAAAGTAAATTTCTTCCCAGAGCATGCAAGGGCGAGTTTTACGGTCTGCTGAAAAAAAGAATCGATTACGCAAAAAGACTCCCCCAAGAAAACTGGCCTGATAAGTATGTAAAAAAGGATAAGCCTGCTGCCTACGACAAGGCTCTTATGAAAGAGCTTCGGGGCTTTGTTGCGCAGGCTGCGGAAGAGAGAAGAATAGACCCTTCAATACTTGTGAATAAAGCCGGCATTGAGGAAGTGTCCCGCAGGAAACCCCAGACAGTTTCCGAGCTTAGAAAAGTACTCCAGCTTAATGACTGGCAGCTTGAGATTATTGAAGACCGGTTCATCAGCATCATTCTGAGCCACAGCGGCTAA
- a CDS encoding manganese efflux pump MntP family protein, whose amino-acid sequence MPYIEITALALGLAMDAFSVSLAIGATYKELKFSRSMFMAMMFGLFQALMPLAGFFAGGFFSKYLQNAANLLAFAILSFLGIKMIYEAGKLLHTGRAGKVRADVAAIIVLAFATSIDALAAGFTITLFDASVWFAVTIIGVITFLLSIIGTELGCRAGHLFENKTEFAGGIILIALGIKILIFG is encoded by the coding sequence ATGCCTTATATAGAAATAACAGCCCTTGCTTTAGGCCTTGCGATGGATGCATTTTCCGTATCGCTGGCAATCGGGGCAACATACAAAGAACTGAAATTTTCCCGATCAATGTTTATGGCCATGATGTTCGGGCTTTTTCAGGCTCTAATGCCTCTTGCCGGTTTTTTTGCAGGAGGTTTTTTTTCTAAATACCTTCAGAATGCAGCAAATCTGCTTGCATTTGCGATCCTGTCATTTCTGGGGATAAAAATGATATACGAAGCTGGCAAACTGCTTCATACCGGAAGAGCGGGAAAAGTCAGAGCAGACGTAGCGGCAATTATAGTTCTTGCTTTTGCCACCAGCATTGATGCTCTGGCCGCCGGCTTTACAATAACCCTGTTTGATGCGAGCGTGTGGTTTGCCGTTACGATTATAGGCGTAATAACATTTTTATTGAGCATTATCGGCACTGAATTAGGCTGCAGAGCGGGACATCTTTTCGAGAATAAAACCGAATTTGCCGGAGGGATTATACTTATAGCTCTGGGCATAAAAATCCTCATCTTCGGCTGA
- a CDS encoding HEAT repeat domain-containing protein: MSIKICKICLLAAMLSFTSLLSAATTKENWNDFLHYTAIGRYELAKSKAEAIIESEPDPVEMLELTQENPRGYSILLRVYNSNEQLKDAASSIIDIIEEGRYIKRTDPEIIRQEIKRLSTTIRGRIKAEKRLRNSGEFAVPYMLDAIGDESRKDEMPYITAALGKMGRDAVRPLCAALQMKDVAVKSEAVRALGSIGYSEALPYLKHVYETAETEELKKLAAKNLQKIKGSSLQVSASDLFFALGEDYYYHKDSLKPNAEFDFANVWFWDKTQKRLSREKVERGYFFELMCMRSCEWSLKADPETGEAIALWLDGFFKAQQTEIAMPEYFGDGHADAMTYAVTAGPEYLHQALSRAIKDKNNYITLNLVEALAASSGEASLLESFGTSQPLVDALEYDNTAVQLSAAIALGGANPTRDFVGSSLIIERLSTAIMQESAEELGEDKAAEYADRAFDVLDQLCSARNKIVDVSKAQKPLIRVIRSDSDKYRIEAAQVLAYLKTAEAQKSIANVALSEDFDKSVRMSVFDSLINSAKLNGSKLTDEQIDKLYSMTASRAVDPELRESSASAYGSLNLPSEKVKTLILDQARS; this comes from the coding sequence ATGTCTATTAAAATCTGTAAGATATGTTTGCTGGCGGCAATGCTTTCGTTTACATCGCTGCTCAGCGCTGCTACTACTAAAGAAAACTGGAACGACTTCCTGCACTACACAGCAATTGGCCGGTATGAGCTTGCAAAGAGCAAGGCCGAGGCGATTATAGAAAGCGAGCCGGATCCGGTAGAGATGCTTGAGCTCACTCAGGAAAATCCCCGCGGATATTCGATCCTGCTCAGGGTTTACAACAGCAACGAACAGCTCAAAGACGCCGCCTCATCGATTATCGATATTATTGAAGAAGGGCGTTACATCAAAAGGACTGACCCGGAAATCATCAGGCAGGAGATTAAACGCCTCAGCACAACTATAAGAGGCCGAATCAAGGCCGAGAAGCGGCTTCGAAATTCAGGCGAGTTTGCCGTGCCTTATATGCTTGATGCGATTGGCGATGAGTCCCGCAAGGACGAGATGCCTTATATCACAGCAGCCCTTGGGAAGATGGGCAGGGATGCAGTGAGGCCGCTCTGCGCAGCATTGCAGATGAAGGATGTGGCGGTTAAGTCTGAGGCGGTTCGTGCTCTAGGGAGCATCGGTTATTCAGAGGCGCTTCCGTATCTCAAGCACGTTTATGAAACTGCTGAAACGGAAGAGCTCAAAAAGCTTGCAGCTAAAAACCTGCAGAAGATCAAGGGCTCTTCCCTTCAGGTTTCTGCATCTGATCTGTTCTTCGCCCTTGGTGAAGACTACTACTACCATAAGGATTCGCTCAAGCCGAACGCAGAATTTGATTTTGCAAATGTTTGGTTTTGGGATAAAACTCAGAAAAGACTCTCCCGCGAAAAGGTTGAACGCGGATATTTCTTTGAGCTGATGTGTATGCGCAGCTGTGAGTGGTCTCTCAAGGCAGATCCCGAAACAGGCGAGGCAATTGCCCTCTGGCTCGACGGCTTCTTCAAGGCTCAGCAGACCGAAATTGCGATGCCTGAGTATTTCGGTGATGGTCATGCAGACGCTATGACCTATGCTGTAACAGCAGGCCCTGAATACCTCCATCAAGCCCTTTCACGTGCGATAAAGGATAAGAACAACTATATCACCCTCAATCTCGTAGAGGCGCTTGCAGCAAGTTCCGGCGAGGCTTCCCTGCTTGAAAGCTTTGGAACGAGCCAGCCGCTTGTGGATGCACTTGAATACGATAACACCGCCGTGCAGCTCAGCGCAGCTATCGCTCTGGGCGGGGCGAATCCAACGAGGGATTTCGTTGGCAGCTCACTTATAATCGAGCGTCTCAGCACTGCGATTATGCAGGAAAGTGCCGAAGAGCTCGGCGAGGATAAGGCCGCAGAATATGCTGACAGGGCATTTGATGTGCTCGATCAGCTCTGCTCTGCGAGGAATAAGATTGTGGATGTGTCTAAGGCTCAGAAGCCTCTGATCAGGGTTATCCGCTCAGACAGCGATAAATACCGCATTGAAGCGGCTCAGGTGCTCGCATATCTCAAAACAGCAGAGGCTCAGAAGTCCATTGCGAATGTTGCCTTGAGCGAGGATTTTGATAAATCCGTACGTATGAGCGTGTTCGATTCGCTCATCAATTCGGCCAAGCTCAACGGCAGCAAGCTAACAGATGAACAGATAGACAAACTCTATTCAATGACAGCTTCGAGGGCGGTAGATCCTGAGCTGAGAGAATCATCAGCCAGTGCTTACGGTTCGCTGAACCTCCCGAGCGAGAAGGTGAAAACTCTGATACTCGATCAGGCCAGAAGCTGA
- a CDS encoding AtpZ/AtpI family protein — MKDEKDKNSESHGDYYRWVTVGIEYAVLMMLGAFLGSLLDKIQNTEPGFIIIGALSGFALQLYIVLKRNREDEDSGGDSEDKS, encoded by the coding sequence ATGAAAGATGAAAAGGATAAAAACAGCGAAAGCCATGGCGATTACTACCGCTGGGTAACCGTGGGCATAGAGTATGCGGTTTTAATGATGCTCGGTGCATTTCTCGGCTCGCTTCTGGATAAGATCCAAAACACAGAGCCCGGCTTTATCATTATCGGGGCTCTCTCGGGCTTTGCCCTTCAGCTTTATATAGTGCTTAAAAGAAACAGAGAGGATGAGGACTCCGGCGGCGATTCTGAGGATAAATCCTGA
- a CDS encoding arylsulfatase, translating into MNRRKFLQRAGFAAVAAPFAGHINAFGANSANISGAAEAAKRPNILLVLFDDLGYSDLGCYGGELPTPNIDKLAESGLRYTHMTNSARCCPSRASLLTGLHPGQTGIPNFGGSLVDNCVTLGEALGKSGYQTYHVGKWHVGAKEGTRPTDRGFDEFYGFYRGYAQDQWEPDKYHRLPEGRKPEITYDKENFYATDAFNDYTLEFLDQAKKKDKPWFMYLAHSSPHFPVQAPYESVKPLLDTYRKGWDKLREQRFERQKEIGLVNHDGWKLTDRSLVPVENNNKIANGYSGEPNPSWDSLPEDRQEDLAHRMAIYAAMVKHVDEGIGKIVQKLKDQGEYENTIIMVLSDNGACYEWGPFGFDGRSRAGITKLHKGEELKKMGGPGTHHAYGSAWANLCNTPFRLYKHFTHQGGIVTPFIVHWPAGLNSTDRWVRDYTHIIDVMPTLLDVAKAKYPRVYNGSRIQPMEGVSLTKTFEPGGKLEPRTLCYNHQKARAIIKGKWKMVWGKRFPEPIEWELYDIEKDPCETENVADKHPEVVKSLSNEWQRWKVRTKAQSRGNK; encoded by the coding sequence ATGAATCGCAGAAAATTCTTGCAGAGGGCCGGTTTTGCAGCAGTTGCTGCTCCGTTTGCCGGTCATATCAATGCGTTTGGTGCGAATTCTGCAAACATATCAGGGGCAGCCGAGGCCGCCAAAAGGCCGAATATTCTTCTGGTATTGTTTGATGATCTGGGCTACAGTGATCTAGGCTGCTACGGCGGCGAACTGCCTACGCCCAATATTGATAAGCTCGCAGAGAGCGGGCTTCGCTACACACATATGACAAACTCCGCACGCTGCTGCCCATCAAGGGCGAGCCTCCTTACAGGGCTTCATCCCGGGCAGACCGGCATCCCGAATTTCGGCGGTTCACTCGTTGACAATTGCGTAACCCTTGGTGAGGCGCTCGGGAAAAGCGGTTATCAGACATATCACGTTGGTAAATGGCACGTTGGAGCAAAAGAGGGCACTCGCCCAACAGACCGCGGCTTTGATGAATTTTACGGCTTCTATCGAGGCTATGCGCAGGATCAGTGGGAGCCGGACAAATATCACCGACTTCCCGAAGGACGCAAGCCCGAAATTACATACGATAAGGAAAATTTCTACGCCACAGATGCCTTCAACGACTACACCCTTGAGTTCCTCGATCAGGCGAAAAAGAAGGATAAGCCGTGGTTTATGTATCTCGCTCACTCCTCGCCTCACTTCCCCGTCCAGGCTCCTTACGAATCAGTGAAGCCTTTGCTTGATACTTACCGCAAGGGCTGGGATAAATTGAGAGAGCAGAGGTTCGAAAGGCAGAAGGAGATTGGACTGGTAAATCACGACGGCTGGAAACTAACAGACCGCTCGCTCGTGCCGGTTGAGAATAACAACAAGATCGCAAACGGCTATTCGGGAGAGCCAAACCCCTCTTGGGATTCGCTGCCGGAAGACCGTCAGGAAGATCTCGCCCACAGAATGGCTATATACGCAGCTATGGTTAAGCACGTGGATGAAGGTATTGGCAAGATCGTTCAGAAGCTCAAAGACCAAGGGGAGTATGAAAATACAATCATAATGGTCCTCTCGGATAACGGTGCATGCTATGAATGGGGGCCTTTCGGCTTCGACGGCCGCTCCAGAGCAGGAATAACGAAACTGCACAAGGGCGAAGAGCTCAAGAAGATGGGCGGCCCGGGTACGCACCACGCATACGGATCTGCTTGGGCGAATCTTTGCAACACGCCTTTCCGCCTTTACAAGCACTTTACCCATCAGGGCGGTATTGTAACGCCGTTTATCGTGCACTGGCCTGCAGGACTGAATTCTACAGACCGCTGGGTTCGCGATTATACGCATATTATTGATGTTATGCCGACTCTGCTGGATGTCGCCAAGGCGAAGTATCCAAGGGTTTATAACGGCAGCAGGATTCAGCCTATGGAGGGTGTGAGCCTTACCAAAACTTTCGAGCCCGGCGGAAAGCTCGAACCTCGCACACTTTGCTACAATCACCAGAAGGCAAGGGCAATTATAAAGGGCAAATGGAAGATGGTTTGGGGCAAGAGATTCCCCGAGCCGATCGAATGGGAGCTCTATGATATTGAGAAAGACCCCTGCGAGACCGAGAACGTGGCGGATAAGCACCCCGAGGTTGTAAAATCTCTCTCGAATGAGTGGCAAAGGTGGAAAGTGCGAACTAAGGCTCAATCCAGAGGAAATAAATAA
- the ruvB gene encoding Holliday junction branch migration DNA helicase RuvB — MAIERVLSAEEKNPAENSFNAALRPQSLSECIGQENVREKLRIAVEAASRRDEPLEHILFYGPPGLGKTTFANIIAREMNAAIRVTSGPALAKQGDIMGLLSNVNTGDIVFIDEIHRLNSAVEEFIYPAMEDFKVDFTVDSGLHAKTINFPLKRFTLIGATTRAGLLSSPLRSRFGMLYHLEYYKVDELAEIVNRSADMLGLKGSQEAIRLIAARSRRTPRIANRLLKRVRDYAQVKGSGELTTEIVNKSLEMERIDSAGLDQLDRSFLKSLITVYGGGPAGIEAIAATLGEERDTLEDVVEPYLLQEGFLRRTKRGREATPLAYSHLGISPQAPNNQPLFE; from the coding sequence ATGGCAATAGAGAGAGTTTTAAGCGCAGAAGAGAAGAACCCGGCGGAAAACAGCTTTAATGCTGCCCTACGCCCTCAGAGCCTTTCGGAGTGTATCGGGCAGGAGAATGTGCGTGAGAAGCTTCGTATTGCAGTAGAGGCGGCAAGCAGACGAGACGAGCCGCTCGAGCACATACTCTTCTACGGCCCTCCCGGGCTCGGTAAAACCACTTTCGCCAACATCATAGCCCGTGAGATGAATGCGGCTATCCGCGTTACCTCAGGCCCCGCTCTTGCCAAACAGGGCGATATAATGGGGCTTTTGAGCAATGTCAATACGGGCGATATTGTGTTTATAGACGAAATACACCGCCTGAATTCTGCTGTGGAGGAGTTTATTTATCCCGCTATGGAAGATTTTAAGGTGGATTTCACGGTTGACAGCGGGCTGCATGCCAAAACGATAAACTTCCCGCTCAAGCGGTTTACGCTTATCGGAGCTACAACAAGGGCAGGGCTGTTGAGTTCTCCTCTTAGAAGCAGGTTTGGGATGCTCTATCATCTGGAATACTATAAAGTTGATGAGCTTGCGGAAATTGTCAACCGCTCGGCTGATATGCTCGGACTGAAGGGTTCGCAGGAAGCTATAAGGCTCATTGCTGCGAGGAGCAGACGCACGCCGAGAATTGCAAACCGCCTTCTGAAGAGAGTGCGTGATTATGCACAGGTTAAGGGCTCCGGCGAACTTACAACGGAGATCGTGAACAAATCGCTTGAGATGGAGCGGATTGATTCTGCCGGCTTAGACCAGCTCGACAGGAGCTTTCTCAAATCGCTGATCACAGTTTACGGCGGAGGACCTGCGGGCATTGAGGCAATCGCTGCCACGCTGGGCGAGGAAAGGGATACGCTGGAGGATGTTGTAGAGCCGTACCTGCTGCAGGAAGGCTTCCTCAGAAGAACAAAGCGGGGCAGAGAGGCCACGCCGCTGGCCTATTCTCATTTGGGCATATCTCCTCAAGCTCCAAACAACCAGCCGCTCTTCGAATAG
- a CDS encoding RNA polymerase sigma factor — protein MHDNLKNIDDSRLARFASNGNRAAFDELADRFTGKLLLFVSSKTNNYHDAEDIVQETMIKAYRNIEKFDSKSSFKTWIFTIAYRTLVSNTRKSKPVLMSEESQRNLEITEQSHEDYGWVWQKARKLGEEAFLVLWLKYKQEMSVSEIAKVMGKTNAATRVLLYRSRKKMAKKLYAEQEKRHNSFFRSDEGVSFERAKL, from the coding sequence ATGCACGATAACCTGAAAAATATTGATGACAGCAGGCTTGCCCGGTTCGCCTCTAACGGCAACCGGGCGGCTTTCGATGAGCTTGCAGACAGATTTACAGGAAAGCTGCTTTTATTTGTTTCCTCGAAAACGAATAACTATCATGATGCAGAGGATATTGTGCAGGAGACTATGATTAAGGCATACAGGAATATTGAAAAGTTTGACAGCAAGAGCAGCTTCAAGACATGGATTTTTACAATCGCTTACAGAACGCTTGTGTCTAATACAAGGAAAAGCAAGCCGGTTCTAATGAGCGAGGAATCTCAGAGAAATCTTGAGATTACTGAACAAAGCCATGAAGATTACGGCTGGGTGTGGCAGAAGGCAAGAAAACTCGGCGAAGAAGCATTTCTGGTTCTATGGCTGAAATACAAGCAGGAAATGAGCGTATCTGAGATAGCAAAGGTGATGGGCAAAACAAACGCAGCTACAAGAGTTCTTCTTTACCGCTCACGAAAAAAGATGGCCAAAAAGCTCTATGCCGAGCAGGAAAAAAGACACAACAGTTTTTTTAGATCAGATGAGGGGGTTAGTTTTGAAAGGGCAAAATTATGA